A window from Theobroma cacao cultivar B97-61/B2 chromosome 3, Criollo_cocoa_genome_V2, whole genome shotgun sequence encodes these proteins:
- the LOC18605417 gene encoding cleavage and polyadenylation specificity factor subunit 1 isoform X1, with translation MSYAAYKMMHWPTGIDNCASGFVTHCRADFTPQIPLNQTEDLESEWPARRGIGPVPNLIVTAANLLEIYVVRVQEEGRREARNSTEVKRGGVLDGVSRVSLELVCNYRLHGNVESMAVLSIGGGDGSRRRDSIILAFQDAKISVLEFDDSIHGLRTTSMHCFEGPEWLHLKRGRESFARGPLVKVDPQGRCGGVLVYDLQMIILKASQAGSGFVGEDDAFGSGGAVSARVESSYIINLRDLDVKHIKDFIFVHGYIEPVMVILHERELTWAGRVSWKHHTCMISALSISTTLKQHPLIWSAVNLPHDAYKLLAVPSPIGGVLVISANTIHYHSQSASCALALNNYAISVDNSQDLPRSNFSVELDAANATWLLNDVALLSTKTGELLLLTLIYDGRVVQRLDLSKSKASVLTSDITTIGNSLFFLGSRLGDSLLVQFSGGSGASALPSGLKEEVGDIEGDVPLAKRLRRSSSDALQDMVGGEELSLYGSAPNNTESAQKTFLFAVRDSLTNVGPLKDFSYGLRINADVNATGIAKQSNYELVCCSGHGKNGALCVLRQSIRPEMITEVELTGCKGIWTVYHKSTRSHSADLSKVTDDDDEYHAYLIISLEARTMVLETADLLTEVTESVDYYVQGRTIAAGNLFGRRRVVQVYERGARILDGSFMTQELSIPSPNSESSPGSENSTVISVSIADPYVLLRMTDGSILLLVGDPATCTVSINTPTAFEGSKKMVSACTLYHDKGPEPWLRKASTDAWLSTGVGESIDGADGGPHDQGDIYCVVCYESGALEIFDVPNFNCVFSMENFSSGRTRLVDAYTLESSKDSEKVINKSSEELTGQGRKENVQNLKVVELAMQRWSANHSRPFLFGILTDGTILCYHAYLFEGSENASKVEDSVVAQNSVGLSNINASRLRNLRFIRIPLDAYTREEMSNGTLSQRITIFKNISGYQGFFLSGSRPAWFMVFRERLRVHPQLCDGSIVAFTVLHNVNCNHGFIYVTSQGILKICQIPSASNYDNYWPVQKIPLRGTPHQVTYFAERNLYPIIVSVPVHKPVNQVLSSLVDQEVGHQMDNHNLSSDELQRTYTVDEFEVRILEPEKSGGPWETKATIPMQSSENALTVRVVTLFNTTTKENESLLAIGTAYIQGEDVAARGRVILCSIGRNTDNPQNLVSEVYSKELKGAISALASLQGHLLIASGPKIILHNWTGSELNGIAFYDAPPLYVVSLNIVKNFILLGDVHKSIYFLSWKEQGAQLSLLAKDFGSLDCFATEFLIDGSTLSLMVSDEQKNIQIFYYAPKMSESWKGQKLLSRAEFHVGAHVTKFLRLQMLSTSSDRTSATAGSDKTNRFALLFGTLDGSIGCIAPLDELTFRRLQSLQKKLVDAVPHVAGLNPRSFRQFHSNGKAHRPGPDSIVDCELLCHYEMLPLEEQLDIAHQIGTTRSQILSNLNDLTLGTSFL, from the exons ATGAGCTACGCGGCCTACAAGATGATGCACTGGCCCACCGGAATCGATAACTGCGCCTCCGGCTTCGTCACCCACTGCCGTGCGGATTTCACGCCTCAAATTCCGCTCAACCAGACTGAAGATCTTGAATCTGAATGGCCCGCAAGGCGCGGCATTGGTCCCGTTCCGAACCTCATCGTCACCGCTGCTAACCTTCTCGAAATCTATGTGGTCAGGGTTCAAGAAGAGGGCAGAAGGGAAGCCAGAAACTCCACTGAAGTCAAGCGCGGCGGGGTTTTGGATGGGGTATCCAGGGTTTCTCTCGAGCTCGTTTGCAATTATAG GTTACATGGTAATGTTGAATCTATGGCGGTACTATCTATAGGAGGTGGTGATGGCTCTAGGAGGAGAGATTCAATTATCTTAGCCTTTCAAGATGCCAAAATTTCGGTCCTGGAGTTTGATGATTCCATCCATGGTCTTCGAACAAC CTCAATGCATTGCTTTGAGGGCCCGGAGTGGCTTCATTTGAAAAGAGGAAGAGAATCATTTGCTAGAGGGCCACTGGTAAAGGTTGATCCTCAAGGCAGGTGTGGCGGCGTTCTTGTTTATGATTTGCAAATGATAATACTTAAAGCTTCTCAG GCTGGTTCTGGATTTGTGGGAGAGGATGATGCTTTTGGATCTGGAGGTGCAGTTTCTGCTCGTGTTGAGTCATCTTACATTATCAATTTACGAGATTTGGACGTGAAGCACAttaaagattttatatttGTGCATG GGTATATTGAGCCGGTGATGGTTATCCTTCATGAGCGGGAGCTTACTTGGGCTGGGCGAGTCTCTTGGAAGCACCATACTTGCATGATTTCTGCACTTAGTATTAGCACAACCTTGAAGCAGCATCCTCTCATATGGTCAGCAGTT aaTCTTCCTCATGATGCTTACAAGCTGCTTGCAGTTCCGTCGCCAATTGGAGGTGTTCTTGTGATTAGTGCAAATACTATTCATTATCATAGTCAG TCGGCTTCATGCGCACTTGCTTTGAACAATTATGCTATTTCTGTTGATAACAG tcAAGACCTTCCAAGATCAAATTTCAGTGTAGAACTTGATGCTGCTAATGCAACTTGGTTACTAAATGATGTAGCCTTGCTATCAACAAAGACTGGAGAACTGTTATTGCTGACCCTTATTTATGATGGGCG GGTTGTGCAGAGACTTGATCTTTCCAAGTCCAAGGCTTCAGTACTTACTTCG GACATTACAACTATTGGAAATTCATTGTTCTTTTTGGGTAGTCGATTGGGAGATAGTTTGCTTGTGCAATTCAGTGGTGGATCAGGAGCGTCAGCCTTGCCATCTGGTTTGAAGGAAGAG GTTGGAGATATTGAAGGTGATGTCCCTCTGGCAAAGCGATTGCGAAGGTCATCTTCTGATGCTTTGCAAGATATGGTTGGCGGTGAAGAGCTTTCTTTGTATGGTTCGGCCCCAAATAACACTGAGTCAGCACAG AAGACTTTCTTGTTTGCAGTGAGAGACTCATTAACTAATGTTGGCCCTTTGAAGGACTTCTCATATGGCTTGAGGATTAATGCTGATGTGAATGCAACTGGAATTGCCAAACAAAGTAATTATGAGCTG GTGTGCTGTTCTGGCCATGGAAAGAATGGTGCCCTCTGTGTTCTACGACAGTCAATTCGTCCTGAAATGATTACCGAG GTTGAACTAACTGGTTGTAAAGGAATTTGGACTGTCTACCACAAGAGCACACGCAGTCACAGTGCTGATTTGTCTAAAGTgactgatgatgatgatgaatatCATGCATATTTGATTATAAGTCTGGAGGCGCGCACCATG GTGCTTGAAACAGCTGATCTTTTGACAGAAGTGACTGAAAGTGTAGACTATTATGTTCAAGGAAGAACAATTGCTGCAGGAAATTTGTTTGGAAG GCGTCGAGTTGTCCAGGTCTATGAACGTGGTGCTCGAATTCTGGATGGTTCTTTTATGACTCAAGAACTGAGTATTCCATCACCAAACTCTGAATCTAGCCCTGGTTCTGAGAATTCTACAGTAATATCTGTTTCTATTGCTGATCCTTATGTGTTGCTAAGAATGACTGATGGAAGCATTCTTCTCCTTGTTGGAG ATCCTGCTACTTGCACTGTTTCTATAAACACTCCAACTGCATTTGAAGGCTCAAAGAAAATGGTATCTGCCTGTACATTGTATCATGATAAAGGTCCAGAGCCATGGCTCCGCAAAGCAAGTACTGATGCGTGGCTTTCCACTGGCGTCGGGGAGTCCATTGACGGTGCTGATGGTGGGCCACATGATCAAGGGGATATATATTGTGTCGTTTGTTATGAGAGTGGTGCTCTTGAAATATTTGATGTGCCAAATTTCAATTGTGTTTTCTCTATGGAAAATTTTTCATCTGGAAGAACCCGCCTTGTTGATGCCTATACACTGGAATCTTCTAAGGATTCTGAGAAAGTGATTAATAAAAGTTCTGAAGAATTGACTGGCCAAGGCAGGAAagaaaatgttcaaaacctGAAGGTTGTTGAGTTGGCCATGCAGAGATGGTCTGCAAATCACAGTCGtccatttctttttggaaTATTAACGGATGGAACAATTCTTTGTTATCATGCTTACCTATTTGAAGGTTCAGAAAATGCTTCTAAAGTTGAGGATTCAGTTGTTGCACAAAATTCTGTTGGCTTAAGCAATATTAATGCTTCTAGGCTTAGGAATTTGAGATTTATTCGCATCCCGTTGGATGCTTACACGAGGGAGGAGATGTCAAATGGAACCTTATCCCAAAGGATTACAATTTTTAAGAATATTAGTGGTTATCAAGGGTTCTTCCTCTCTGGTTCAAGACCAGCTTGGTTTATGGTATTCAGAGAACGGCTTCGAGTTCATCCACAG CTATGTGATGGATCTATTGTTGCTTTCACTGTTCTTCATAATGTCAACTGTAATCATGGGTTCATATATGTTACATCGCAG gGTATTCTAAAGATTTGCCAAATCCCATCTGCATCAAACTATGACAACTATTGGCCAGTGCAAAAA ATTCCACTAAGGGGCACTCCACATCAAGTGACTTACTTTGCTGAGAGGAATCTTTACCCAATTATAGTTTCAGTTCCT GTTCATAAGCCAGTTAATCAAGTGCTATCTTCATTGGTTGATCAAGAAGTTGGCCATCAGATGGACAATCATAATTTGAGTTCTGATGAGTTGCAACGAACTTATACAGTGGATGAGTTCGAGGTTCGGATTTTGGAACCTGAAAAATCTGGTGGTCCTTGGGAAACTAAGGCAACTATACCAATGCAGAGTTCTGAAAATGCTCTAACTGTGAGAGTGGTCACTCTGTTT AATACCACCACAAAAGAGAATGAATCCCTTTTGGCTATTGGGACAGCTTACATTCAAGGAGAGGATGTTGCTGCTAGAGGACGTGTGATTTTGTGTTCAATTGGAAGGAACACTGATAATCCTCAGAATTTG GTGTCAGAGGTTTATTCAAAGGAACTAAAAGGTGCTATATCTGCTTTAGCCTCCCTTCAAGGTCATCTATTGATAGCTTCTGGTCCGAAAATTATTCTACATAATTGGACTGGTAGTGAGCTGAATGGCATTGCATTTTATGATGCTCCACCATTATATGTTGTGAGCTTAAATATA GTCAAGAATTTTATCCTTCTTGGTGACGTTCACAAGAGCATATACTTTCTCAGTTGGAAGGAACAGGGTGCTCAACTTAGCTTATTGGCCAAGGATTTTGGCTCCCTTGATTGTTTTGCAACAGAATTTTTGATTGACGGAAGTACATTAAGTCTCATGGTTTCAGATGAACAAAAGAATATTCAG ATATTTTATTATGCACCGAAGATGTCTGAAAGTTGGAAGGGACAGAAGCTTCTTTCAAGGGCTGAATTCCATGTTGGTGCCCATGTTACTAAGTTCTTGCGGCTCCAGATGCTTTCTACTTCATCTGATCGAACCAGTGCCACTGCAGGCTCTGATAAAACCAATCGATTTGCTTTGTTATTTGGTACTCTGGATGGCAGCATTGGCTGTATAGCTCCTCTGGATGAACTCACATTTCGTAGATTGCAGTCACTACAGAAAAAGCTTGTTGATGCAGTTCCACATGTCGCTGGCTTAAACCCAAGGTCTTTTCGGCAGTTCCATTCAAACGGAAAGGCTCATAGGCCCGGTCCTGACAGCATAGTTGACTGTGAGCTGCTTTGCCA TTACGAAATGCTTCCATTGGAGGAACAGCTCGATATTGCTCACCAGATTGGAACGACGCGTTCCCAAATTCTCTCTAATTTAAATGATCTTACTCTGGGTACAAGTTTCTTGTGA
- the LOC18605417 gene encoding cleavage and polyadenylation specificity factor subunit 1 isoform X3, producing the protein MSYAAYKMMHWPTGIDNCASGFVTHCRADFTPQIPLNQTEDLESEWPARRGIGPVPNLIVTAANLLEIYVVRVQEEGRREARNSTEVKRGGVLDGVSRVSLELVCNYRLHGNVESMAVLSIGGGDGSRRRDSIILAFQDAKISVLEFDDSIHGLRTTSMHCFEGPEWLHLKRGRESFARGPLVKVDPQGRCGGVLVYDLQMIILKASQAGSGFVGEDDAFGSGGAVSARVESSYIINLRDLDVKHIKDFIFVHGYIEPVMVILHERELTWAGRVSWKHHTCMISALSISTTLKQHPLIWSAVNLPHDAYKLLAVPSPIGGVLVISANTIHYHSQSASCALALNNYAISVDNSQDLPRSNFSVELDAANATWLLNDVALLSTKTGELLLLTLIYDGRVVQRLDLSKSKASVLTSDITTIGNSLFFLGSRLGDSLLVQFSGGSGASALPSGLKEEVGDIEGDVPLAKRLRRSSSDALQDMVGGEELSLYGSAPNNTESAQKTFLFAVRDSLTNVGPLKDFSYGLRINADVNATGIAKQSNYELVCCSGHGKNGALCVLRQSIRPEMITEVELTGCKGIWTVYHKSTRSHSADLSKVTDDDDEYHAYLIISLEARTMVLETADLLTEVTESVDYYVQGRTIAAGNLFGRRRVVQVYERGARILDGSFMTQELSIPSPNSESSPGSENSTVISVSIADPYVLLRMTDGSILLLVGDPATCTVSINTPTAFEGSKKMVSACTLYHDKGPEPWLRKASTDAWLSTGVGESIDGADGGPHDQGDIYCVVCYESGALEIFDVPNFNCVFSMENFSSGRTRLVDAYTLESSKDSEKVINKSSEELTGQGRKENVQNLKVVELAMQRWSANHSRPFLFGILTDGTILCYHAYLFEGSENASKVEDSVVAQNSVGLSNINASRLRNLRFIRIPLDAYTREEMSNGTLSQRITIFKNISGYQGFFLSGSRPAWFMVFRERLRVHPQLCDGSIVAFTVLHNVNCNHGFIYVTSQGILKICQIPSASNYDNYWPVQKIPLRGTPHQVTYFAERNLYPIIVSVPVHKPVNQVLSSLVDQEVGHQMDNHNLSSDELQRTYTVDEFEVRILEPEKSGGPWETKATIPMQSSENALTVRVVTLFNTTTKENESLLAIGTAYIQGEDVAARGRVILCSIGRNTDNPQNLVSEVYSKELKGAISALASLQGHLLIASGPKIILHNWTGSELNGIAFYDAPPLYVVSLNIIFYYAPKMSESWKGQKLLSRAEFHVGAHVTKFLRLQMLSTSSDRTSATAGSDKTNRFALLFGTLDGSIGCIAPLDELTFRRLQSLQKKLVDAVPHVAGLNPRSFRQFHSNGKAHRPGPDSIVDCELLCHYEMLPLEEQLDIAHQIGTTRSQILSNLNDLTLGTSFL; encoded by the exons ATGAGCTACGCGGCCTACAAGATGATGCACTGGCCCACCGGAATCGATAACTGCGCCTCCGGCTTCGTCACCCACTGCCGTGCGGATTTCACGCCTCAAATTCCGCTCAACCAGACTGAAGATCTTGAATCTGAATGGCCCGCAAGGCGCGGCATTGGTCCCGTTCCGAACCTCATCGTCACCGCTGCTAACCTTCTCGAAATCTATGTGGTCAGGGTTCAAGAAGAGGGCAGAAGGGAAGCCAGAAACTCCACTGAAGTCAAGCGCGGCGGGGTTTTGGATGGGGTATCCAGGGTTTCTCTCGAGCTCGTTTGCAATTATAG GTTACATGGTAATGTTGAATCTATGGCGGTACTATCTATAGGAGGTGGTGATGGCTCTAGGAGGAGAGATTCAATTATCTTAGCCTTTCAAGATGCCAAAATTTCGGTCCTGGAGTTTGATGATTCCATCCATGGTCTTCGAACAAC CTCAATGCATTGCTTTGAGGGCCCGGAGTGGCTTCATTTGAAAAGAGGAAGAGAATCATTTGCTAGAGGGCCACTGGTAAAGGTTGATCCTCAAGGCAGGTGTGGCGGCGTTCTTGTTTATGATTTGCAAATGATAATACTTAAAGCTTCTCAG GCTGGTTCTGGATTTGTGGGAGAGGATGATGCTTTTGGATCTGGAGGTGCAGTTTCTGCTCGTGTTGAGTCATCTTACATTATCAATTTACGAGATTTGGACGTGAAGCACAttaaagattttatatttGTGCATG GGTATATTGAGCCGGTGATGGTTATCCTTCATGAGCGGGAGCTTACTTGGGCTGGGCGAGTCTCTTGGAAGCACCATACTTGCATGATTTCTGCACTTAGTATTAGCACAACCTTGAAGCAGCATCCTCTCATATGGTCAGCAGTT aaTCTTCCTCATGATGCTTACAAGCTGCTTGCAGTTCCGTCGCCAATTGGAGGTGTTCTTGTGATTAGTGCAAATACTATTCATTATCATAGTCAG TCGGCTTCATGCGCACTTGCTTTGAACAATTATGCTATTTCTGTTGATAACAG tcAAGACCTTCCAAGATCAAATTTCAGTGTAGAACTTGATGCTGCTAATGCAACTTGGTTACTAAATGATGTAGCCTTGCTATCAACAAAGACTGGAGAACTGTTATTGCTGACCCTTATTTATGATGGGCG GGTTGTGCAGAGACTTGATCTTTCCAAGTCCAAGGCTTCAGTACTTACTTCG GACATTACAACTATTGGAAATTCATTGTTCTTTTTGGGTAGTCGATTGGGAGATAGTTTGCTTGTGCAATTCAGTGGTGGATCAGGAGCGTCAGCCTTGCCATCTGGTTTGAAGGAAGAG GTTGGAGATATTGAAGGTGATGTCCCTCTGGCAAAGCGATTGCGAAGGTCATCTTCTGATGCTTTGCAAGATATGGTTGGCGGTGAAGAGCTTTCTTTGTATGGTTCGGCCCCAAATAACACTGAGTCAGCACAG AAGACTTTCTTGTTTGCAGTGAGAGACTCATTAACTAATGTTGGCCCTTTGAAGGACTTCTCATATGGCTTGAGGATTAATGCTGATGTGAATGCAACTGGAATTGCCAAACAAAGTAATTATGAGCTG GTGTGCTGTTCTGGCCATGGAAAGAATGGTGCCCTCTGTGTTCTACGACAGTCAATTCGTCCTGAAATGATTACCGAG GTTGAACTAACTGGTTGTAAAGGAATTTGGACTGTCTACCACAAGAGCACACGCAGTCACAGTGCTGATTTGTCTAAAGTgactgatgatgatgatgaatatCATGCATATTTGATTATAAGTCTGGAGGCGCGCACCATG GTGCTTGAAACAGCTGATCTTTTGACAGAAGTGACTGAAAGTGTAGACTATTATGTTCAAGGAAGAACAATTGCTGCAGGAAATTTGTTTGGAAG GCGTCGAGTTGTCCAGGTCTATGAACGTGGTGCTCGAATTCTGGATGGTTCTTTTATGACTCAAGAACTGAGTATTCCATCACCAAACTCTGAATCTAGCCCTGGTTCTGAGAATTCTACAGTAATATCTGTTTCTATTGCTGATCCTTATGTGTTGCTAAGAATGACTGATGGAAGCATTCTTCTCCTTGTTGGAG ATCCTGCTACTTGCACTGTTTCTATAAACACTCCAACTGCATTTGAAGGCTCAAAGAAAATGGTATCTGCCTGTACATTGTATCATGATAAAGGTCCAGAGCCATGGCTCCGCAAAGCAAGTACTGATGCGTGGCTTTCCACTGGCGTCGGGGAGTCCATTGACGGTGCTGATGGTGGGCCACATGATCAAGGGGATATATATTGTGTCGTTTGTTATGAGAGTGGTGCTCTTGAAATATTTGATGTGCCAAATTTCAATTGTGTTTTCTCTATGGAAAATTTTTCATCTGGAAGAACCCGCCTTGTTGATGCCTATACACTGGAATCTTCTAAGGATTCTGAGAAAGTGATTAATAAAAGTTCTGAAGAATTGACTGGCCAAGGCAGGAAagaaaatgttcaaaacctGAAGGTTGTTGAGTTGGCCATGCAGAGATGGTCTGCAAATCACAGTCGtccatttctttttggaaTATTAACGGATGGAACAATTCTTTGTTATCATGCTTACCTATTTGAAGGTTCAGAAAATGCTTCTAAAGTTGAGGATTCAGTTGTTGCACAAAATTCTGTTGGCTTAAGCAATATTAATGCTTCTAGGCTTAGGAATTTGAGATTTATTCGCATCCCGTTGGATGCTTACACGAGGGAGGAGATGTCAAATGGAACCTTATCCCAAAGGATTACAATTTTTAAGAATATTAGTGGTTATCAAGGGTTCTTCCTCTCTGGTTCAAGACCAGCTTGGTTTATGGTATTCAGAGAACGGCTTCGAGTTCATCCACAG CTATGTGATGGATCTATTGTTGCTTTCACTGTTCTTCATAATGTCAACTGTAATCATGGGTTCATATATGTTACATCGCAG gGTATTCTAAAGATTTGCCAAATCCCATCTGCATCAAACTATGACAACTATTGGCCAGTGCAAAAA ATTCCACTAAGGGGCACTCCACATCAAGTGACTTACTTTGCTGAGAGGAATCTTTACCCAATTATAGTTTCAGTTCCT GTTCATAAGCCAGTTAATCAAGTGCTATCTTCATTGGTTGATCAAGAAGTTGGCCATCAGATGGACAATCATAATTTGAGTTCTGATGAGTTGCAACGAACTTATACAGTGGATGAGTTCGAGGTTCGGATTTTGGAACCTGAAAAATCTGGTGGTCCTTGGGAAACTAAGGCAACTATACCAATGCAGAGTTCTGAAAATGCTCTAACTGTGAGAGTGGTCACTCTGTTT AATACCACCACAAAAGAGAATGAATCCCTTTTGGCTATTGGGACAGCTTACATTCAAGGAGAGGATGTTGCTGCTAGAGGACGTGTGATTTTGTGTTCAATTGGAAGGAACACTGATAATCCTCAGAATTTG GTGTCAGAGGTTTATTCAAAGGAACTAAAAGGTGCTATATCTGCTTTAGCCTCCCTTCAAGGTCATCTATTGATAGCTTCTGGTCCGAAAATTATTCTACATAATTGGACTGGTAGTGAGCTGAATGGCATTGCATTTTATGATGCTCCACCATTATATGTTGTGAGCTTAAATATA ATATTTTATTATGCACCGAAGATGTCTGAAAGTTGGAAGGGACAGAAGCTTCTTTCAAGGGCTGAATTCCATGTTGGTGCCCATGTTACTAAGTTCTTGCGGCTCCAGATGCTTTCTACTTCATCTGATCGAACCAGTGCCACTGCAGGCTCTGATAAAACCAATCGATTTGCTTTGTTATTTGGTACTCTGGATGGCAGCATTGGCTGTATAGCTCCTCTGGATGAACTCACATTTCGTAGATTGCAGTCACTACAGAAAAAGCTTGTTGATGCAGTTCCACATGTCGCTGGCTTAAACCCAAGGTCTTTTCGGCAGTTCCATTCAAACGGAAAGGCTCATAGGCCCGGTCCTGACAGCATAGTTGACTGTGAGCTGCTTTGCCA TTACGAAATGCTTCCATTGGAGGAACAGCTCGATATTGCTCACCAGATTGGAACGACGCGTTCCCAAATTCTCTCTAATTTAAATGATCTTACTCTGGGTACAAGTTTCTTGTGA